One Candidatus Eisenbacteria bacterium DNA window includes the following coding sequences:
- a CDS encoding flippase has translation MSESGKSSARGRALRDISRGSFLLGIDQGLNVFFGIIYSVVVLRYLGPEKFGMLSLSLSVVGIATIGTANFEAFLERYVAEFKAEGKDGLIVRAHLLIMLLKISLSLIVSGLLFLLAGPISHSYGMPLMKVLLPIVTLTLILEALSAANRATLYGLQRFGSMVIASGISNSVKVLLLLPVIKSGSGVIGVAWVVVSALVISAGLYFGLLWAVLRNLRKKGEAMVGSGGLLRMIFKYCIPLLGARAAYLAGQNLSRIILGYLLTPHSLGLFSFAFNIIERFIALGQAVPQAILPSLARLKGEGDEKGLFSVFSHSHRAISVLASLMSAGIFVFAREITLIMGGREYLDGVLLLRILAFVPLARTAQQPLTMLFYALEKTKTVLWLALLKLFLEASLYILFVPFTGLIGAGFANLVSVFVTFVQAVVLAGRAVPAGIKESAGGRLAKISVLTSLQCALIAALSVPFEFLQLNAAIISLKVVLFPLVFFGCTFALGLFSKDDVTFFMTSISGRKIPLRPARGLSKPGESR, from the coding sequence GTGAGCGAGTCAGGCAAGAGCTCGGCACGAGGTCGTGCACTTAGAGACATATCCAGAGGAAGCTTTCTCCTTGGGATTGACCAGGGACTCAACGTTTTTTTCGGGATCATCTACTCCGTAGTTGTCCTCAGGTATCTTGGCCCTGAGAAGTTTGGGATGCTTTCCCTCTCGCTTTCCGTTGTCGGGATCGCCACGATAGGAACGGCGAATTTCGAGGCATTCCTTGAGAGATACGTGGCAGAGTTCAAGGCAGAGGGAAAAGACGGCCTGATTGTGCGGGCACATCTCCTTATAATGCTTCTCAAGATATCCCTTTCGCTCATCGTATCCGGCTTGCTTTTCCTGCTTGCAGGGCCAATTTCGCATTCCTATGGGATGCCGCTTATGAAAGTGCTTCTCCCGATAGTGACCCTGACTCTGATTTTAGAAGCTCTCAGCGCCGCAAACAGAGCGACTCTCTACGGGCTCCAACGGTTCGGCTCGATGGTGATCGCATCCGGAATCTCAAACAGCGTCAAGGTTCTTCTGCTCTTGCCTGTCATCAAAAGCGGGAGCGGGGTAATCGGCGTCGCGTGGGTTGTTGTCTCCGCGCTCGTCATAAGCGCAGGGCTTTATTTCGGGCTGCTGTGGGCGGTACTGAGAAATCTGAGGAAGAAGGGTGAGGCGATGGTTGGTTCAGGGGGGCTTCTCCGCATGATTTTCAAGTATTGCATCCCTCTTCTCGGGGCGAGGGCCGCCTATCTTGCGGGCCAGAATCTTTCAAGGATAATACTCGGATACCTGCTCACGCCGCACTCGCTCGGGCTTTTCTCTTTTGCGTTCAACATAATCGAGAGGTTCATTGCCCTTGGACAGGCGGTGCCCCAGGCCATCCTGCCGTCGCTTGCAAGGCTTAAGGGCGAAGGGGACGAGAAGGGACTGTTTTCTGTTTTCTCTCATTCCCACAGGGCAATCTCAGTTCTTGCATCCCTGATGAGCGCCGGAATCTTCGTCTTTGCAAGAGAGATAACGCTCATCATGGGAGGAAGAGAATATCTGGATGGCGTTCTTCTCCTTCGCATACTCGCGTTCGTTCCGCTTGCCAGAACGGCCCAACAGCCGCTCACAATGCTTTTCTATGCCCTTGAGAAAACAAAAACAGTCCTCTGGCTGGCGCTCCTCAAGCTGTTCCTGGAAGCATCGCTGTACATTCTCTTTGTGCCTTTCACCGGGCTCATCGGAGCCGGGTTTGCAAATCTGGTTTCAGTATTCGTGACTTTTGTCCAGGCTGTTGTTCTGGCAGGGAGGGCAGTCCCCGCGGGAATCAAGGAAAGTGCAGGCGGCCGCCTTGCGAAAATTTCTGTCCTGACTTCGCTCCAGTGCGCGCTTATTGCAGCACTCTCTGTCCCGTTTGAGTTTCTTCAACTGAACGCGGCGATTATCAGTCTCAAGGTCGTTCTTTTCCCGTTGGTTTTCTTCGGATGCACCTTCGCCCTTGGCCTTTTCTCGAAGGATGATGTAACTTTCTTCATGACGAGCATCTCCGGCAGGAAAATTCCGCTCAGGCCGGCCAGAGGTTTGAGCAAACCTGGAGAAAGCCGATGA
- a CDS encoding glycosyltransferase family 2 protein gives MLRGKRITVVIPCHNEEDGIAHVLKNMPSCVDEVVVVDNASTDKTAEVAKSLGAKVVYEPRKGYGAAYKAGIPAATGDVVVTMDGDGSYPQESIGEVTEFMLDRDLDFVSACRFPLANQKSMNFSNWIGNMILTSAMFLLYMRRIRDSQSGMWFFKRSIYPLLEVTSDGMPFSEEIKIEAIKNRQIKFAEYHVNYHIRIGTVKLRKWADGFENLIFLVKKRFS, from the coding sequence GTGTTAAGAGGAAAGCGGATTACAGTCGTTATCCCGTGCCACAATGAGGAGGACGGCATAGCGCACGTGCTCAAGAACATGCCGTCCTGTGTTGATGAAGTTGTTGTCGTGGACAACGCCTCCACCGACAAGACGGCTGAAGTCGCAAAGTCACTTGGGGCAAAGGTTGTCTACGAGCCGAGAAAGGGCTATGGCGCCGCGTACAAGGCAGGAATACCTGCCGCGACAGGCGACGTAGTCGTTACAATGGACGGCGACGGCTCGTATCCCCAGGAGTCGATTGGCGAGGTAACGGAGTTCATGCTCGACAGGGACCTCGACTTTGTATCGGCATGCAGGTTTCCTCTTGCGAACCAAAAGTCGATGAACTTCAGCAACTGGATCGGGAACATGATACTGACTTCTGCAATGTTTCTTCTCTACATGAGAAGGATCAGGGACTCACAGTCAGGCATGTGGTTTTTCAAAAGAAGCATCTATCCTCTGCTCGAAGTCACAAGTGACGGAATGCCGTTCTCCGAGGAGATAAAAATAGAGGCAATAAAGAACAGACAAATCAAGTTTGCGGAATATCACGTCAACTATCACATCCGGATCGGCACCGTGAAGCTGCGCAAATGGGCCGATGGTTTCGAGAACCTTATTTTCCTCGTGAAGAAAAGGTTTTCATGA
- a CDS encoding alkaline phosphatase family protein, with translation MKKACIVFLIDALGWEILAKSGVEFPEFREKRRLKTVLGYSGAAIPSLLSGRPPGETGHWAMYFHAPQSSPFSATRLVSWLPRRILRRKLSSAFLKWLVEVRAGIKGYYSLYEIPFEYFRFFDLCEKKNIFSENGLNACPNIFDELSGNGIEYRVWDWRAREEENFKEFTQELRAGILQFFFFYTPELDAVIHKFGTGSERVVEKLRLLSEMVTESAQTASEYYDDVHILVVSDHGMVDTTSVIDSSVFLDTVKFSMPDDYLVFLDSTMARFWFSNKEARESFSSRLSALKSGRILTVDELKQLGAYFPDGRFGELIFLTSPGTLIVPSFMGKEPLKAMHGFHPSHPGCDALAAGNHSLPDLSSILDIFGLIKSEISWLKRRSET, from the coding sequence GTGAAAAAGGCCTGCATAGTGTTCCTCATAGATGCGCTTGGCTGGGAAATCCTGGCGAAAAGCGGAGTCGAGTTCCCGGAGTTCCGGGAAAAGAGGCGCCTCAAAACTGTTCTCGGATACAGCGGCGCGGCGATACCGAGTCTTCTTTCAGGAAGACCACCCGGCGAAACGGGTCATTGGGCTATGTATTTCCATGCTCCACAAAGCTCACCGTTTTCAGCGACCAGACTGGTCTCTTGGCTGCCGCGAAGAATTCTCAGGAGGAAGCTCTCATCCGCTTTCCTGAAATGGCTGGTCGAAGTGCGCGCAGGCATCAAGGGATACTACAGTCTCTATGAGATTCCATTTGAATACTTTCGCTTTTTCGATCTTTGCGAAAAGAAAAACATCTTTTCCGAAAATGGCTTGAATGCCTGTCCGAATATCTTCGATGAGCTTTCCGGAAACGGAATAGAGTACCGGGTCTGGGACTGGAGGGCGCGCGAAGAGGAGAACTTCAAGGAATTCACTCAAGAGCTGCGTGCCGGAATTCTGCAGTTCTTCTTCTTCTATACTCCCGAGCTCGACGCAGTAATCCACAAATTCGGGACTGGCTCGGAGAGAGTCGTTGAGAAACTGCGCCTCCTCAGCGAGATGGTCACGGAGTCTGCCCAAACGGCGTCCGAATATTACGATGATGTTCATATATTGGTTGTGTCTGATCACGGCATGGTTGATACGACCTCGGTTATTGACTCTTCGGTCTTCCTTGATACGGTCAAGTTCAGCATGCCGGATGATTATCTTGTCTTCCTGGACTCGACCATGGCGAGGTTCTGGTTTTCGAACAAGGAGGCCAGGGAATCTTTCTCATCAAGGCTCTCTGCTCTCAAAAGCGGCAGAATACTCACGGTTGACGAGCTGAAACAACTGGGCGCCTACTTCCCGGACGGCCGATTCGGAGAGCTCATCTTCCTTACCTCTCCTGGAACGCTGATTGTACCCAGTTTCATGGGGAAAGAGCCCTTGAAGGCGATGCACGGGTTTCACCCTTCCCATCCCGGTTGCGATGCGTTGGCTGCAGGCAACCATTCGCTCCCGGACCTTAGCTCGATACTTGACATCTTTGGACTCATAAAGTCGGAAATCTCGTGGCTCAAGAGGAGGTCTGAGACTTGA
- a CDS encoding CpsD/CapB family tyrosine-protein kinase, with amino-acid sequence MSKIFDALRKAEQERKGRAGIVAGSASRQVTVFSGKKPDVTGIELSALRNSVELALPNKSSRCLLVTTSLAGEGATSVTHDLCQVLAQDPMLRILGVDGDFSRSDLTRRFKVEPGPGLTEILRGEATLETGIVKTPVQNLDFLRGGVNLPGVSQLISSAQMKSVLRELSSLYHFVVVDSGPALSSPETIVLGSHTDGVILVVRASKTRREIVQKAVNMLSQSHANVIGVVFNRRKFAIPAFIYKRL; translated from the coding sequence ATGAGCAAGATATTCGATGCCTTGAGAAAAGCTGAGCAGGAAAGGAAGGGGCGAGCCGGAATCGTCGCCGGCAGTGCCTCCCGGCAGGTGACGGTTTTTTCGGGGAAAAAGCCGGACGTAACCGGAATAGAGCTCAGCGCACTCAGGAATTCTGTGGAGCTTGCGCTTCCGAACAAATCTTCAAGATGCCTTCTTGTGACTACCTCGCTTGCAGGGGAAGGAGCTACCTCTGTTACTCATGATCTCTGCCAGGTACTTGCGCAGGATCCTATGTTGCGAATCCTGGGCGTCGATGGAGATTTTTCGCGGAGCGACCTGACCAGGAGGTTCAAAGTTGAACCTGGCCCGGGCCTAACCGAGATTCTCAGAGGGGAAGCTACTCTCGAAACGGGAATCGTCAAGACCCCGGTACAGAATCTCGATTTTTTGAGGGGAGGAGTAAACCTTCCGGGAGTATCGCAGCTTATTAGTTCTGCACAAATGAAGTCAGTCCTGCGTGAACTCTCATCCTTGTATCACTTCGTTGTTGTTGACTCAGGACCTGCCCTGTCCTCACCCGAGACGATTGTGTTGGGAAGCCACACGGATGGAGTTATTCTTGTCGTGCGCGCCTCAAAAACCAGACGTGAAATAGTCCAGAAGGCAGTGAACATGCTCTCCCAGTCTCACGCAAACGTGATTGGGGTCGTTTTCAATAGACGAAAGTTTGCCATCCCGGCTTTTATCTACAAGCGCCTCTGA
- a CDS encoding glycosyltransferase gives MRIVHYYGASPASFGLTDAQFLEMNGTGAHFWNQFLRILKDRHGHSPEVHLETREGRWKLVEVERLPFFFWPSCRLSKNVSVPGGFAAHVMKSPPGLFVFYGSTANSISWLFSAALRARRIPYVIQYHGGPCGSSLLERYFFGGGAAIVAPLQDSLKKIGSRFSIPPERLYAIPSGIDENRFSPEAGAGPRGSSICFAGRLTKEKGFDLAVSTFVSLASRFPKLTFDVAGEFLGSLAKEETLDLLGKSRVLERVKFRGWIKPEEMPGFYSTNAILLLPSQSESLSRATIEAMMCGTVPVALEGSGGPSTFITDKENGLVVTRENIGERLAELISREDLLQSLSRNARDFALKNFSLSSSLKQAEKLYGSLAERKKE, from the coding sequence TTGAGAATCGTCCACTACTACGGAGCCTCTCCTGCCTCCTTTGGTCTCACTGACGCCCAGTTCTTGGAGATGAATGGAACCGGGGCCCATTTTTGGAATCAGTTTCTGCGAATCCTAAAGGACAGGCACGGCCATTCTCCGGAAGTTCATCTCGAAACAAGGGAAGGGAGATGGAAGCTGGTCGAAGTCGAAAGACTGCCATTTTTCTTCTGGCCATCCTGCCGTTTGTCGAAAAACGTTTCGGTCCCGGGTGGTTTCGCTGCCCATGTCATGAAGAGTCCGCCGGGGCTTTTCGTTTTCTACGGTTCAACGGCAAATTCCATATCATGGCTCTTCTCGGCAGCGTTGAGGGCGAGACGAATCCCGTACGTCATCCAGTACCACGGCGGTCCGTGCGGTTCAAGCTTGCTTGAAAGATATTTCTTTGGAGGAGGAGCAGCAATCGTGGCCCCTCTTCAGGACTCATTGAAGAAAATCGGATCGAGATTCAGCATTCCTCCGGAGAGACTGTATGCCATTCCTTCGGGAATAGATGAGAATCGGTTCTCCCCGGAAGCCGGCGCTGGCCCGAGGGGCTCCTCGATCTGCTTTGCAGGACGTCTCACAAAGGAGAAGGGCTTTGACCTCGCGGTCAGCACTTTTGTCTCCCTGGCTTCGAGATTCCCCAAGCTCACTTTTGATGTCGCTGGAGAATTCCTTGGGTCACTCGCGAAGGAGGAAACACTTGATCTTCTCGGAAAATCACGCGTTCTGGAGAGAGTGAAGTTCCGCGGTTGGATCAAGCCTGAGGAGATGCCGGGGTTCTATTCAACGAACGCGATCCTGCTTCTTCCATCTCAAAGCGAGAGCCTGTCGAGAGCAACGATTGAGGCCATGATGTGCGGAACAGTACCGGTGGCGCTTGAGGGTTCAGGCGGCCCGTCCACCTTCATTACCGACAAAGAAAACGGTCTCGTTGTGACCCGCGAGAATATCGGCGAGAGATTGGCGGAGCTGATTTCCAGAGAAGATCTCCTCCAATCACTCTCCAGAAACGCAAGAGATTTCGCGCTCAAGAATTTCTCGCTTAGCTCATCGCTGAAACAGGCTGAAAAGCTTTATGGGTCGCTGGCAGAAAGGAAAAAGGAGTGA